The proteins below come from a single Treponema phagedenis genomic window:
- a CDS encoding response regulator: MTLFDNKVKDYLSHSSFACMIVTANGIPLAWNRAAENLLPQYFGTGNAKQKSIFDFFNECGITNIFQKLTESTDVPIVIEWMSPSNKDFKATLEKQQDNNYFIILNDITQQKQHDKLVQSEKEETIKSKKIHKQFLANVSHDIRTPIQTMIGMMELLRTTKLDQEQKEYIRQINFSAEILLELVNDILDFSKLEVGSMQFENIPFDLVSLMESSIDFIAIEGHKKGLEILLNMSPALNPYFIGDPGRLKQILLNLMKNAVKFTEKGSVTVDVFEAELPDKDGKAMPALYFEIADTGIGITDEQKEKLFTVFYQTEASVSRRFGGTGLGLAISKNIIKMLNGEIGVKDNKPHGSIFWFKLPMTQAKKQECNHTILLKNTTKILIVDDNLNVHKYLSKLADYIRFSNVFFAKSGKEALKLLRESAKSDPFQICFIDMIMPRMDGWRLGAEIHNDPEISSCLLFLMIPEGVLRADAKMKLLTWFSGYLYKPLKKETLLRSLNTAAALLSDTATEPLEELESVEDYEEDTSVYFFGLKILVVEDHPVNRQLIKALLEKSGCIVTAVEDGKKAVEIACTKPFDLIFMDIQLPFLNGYEATAKIRELGIKTVIIACTASAQENEEDSYLACGMNDVLTKPFNRETLIKLLKKYFPNM, translated from the coding sequence ATGACTCTTTTTGATAATAAAGTTAAAGACTATCTTTCGCATTCAAGTTTTGCTTGTATGATAGTAACTGCGAACGGTATTCCACTCGCCTGGAATCGTGCAGCGGAAAATTTACTTCCACAATACTTTGGAACAGGGAATGCTAAACAAAAATCTATCTTTGATTTTTTTAATGAATGCGGTATTACAAACATCTTTCAAAAATTAACGGAAAGTACGGACGTTCCGATAGTTATTGAATGGATGAGTCCTTCCAATAAAGATTTTAAAGCTACATTGGAAAAGCAGCAAGATAATAACTATTTTATTATACTCAATGATATTACGCAGCAAAAACAACATGACAAACTTGTACAATCTGAAAAAGAAGAAACGATAAAATCTAAAAAAATACATAAACAATTTTTAGCAAATGTCAGTCATGATATTAGAACTCCGATTCAAACAATGATCGGGATGATGGAGTTATTACGTACAACAAAACTTGATCAGGAACAAAAAGAGTATATACGACAAATAAATTTCAGCGCAGAGATTCTTTTAGAGTTGGTAAACGATATTTTAGATTTTTCAAAACTCGAAGTAGGAAGCATGCAGTTTGAAAATATTCCCTTTGATCTTGTAAGCTTGATGGAATCATCCATTGATTTTATTGCAATAGAAGGGCATAAAAAGGGACTTGAAATTTTGCTGAACATGAGTCCGGCGCTTAATCCTTATTTTATCGGTGATCCCGGTCGTTTAAAACAGATTCTTTTGAATTTAATGAAAAATGCGGTAAAATTTACCGAGAAAGGTTCGGTTACTGTTGACGTATTTGAAGCGGAACTTCCCGATAAAGACGGAAAGGCAATGCCTGCTCTTTATTTTGAAATTGCGGATACCGGCATTGGTATCACCGATGAACAAAAAGAAAAACTTTTTACTGTTTTTTATCAGACAGAAGCTTCTGTCAGCAGAAGATTCGGAGGCACAGGCCTCGGGCTTGCAATTTCAAAAAATATTATAAAAATGCTTAATGGAGAAATCGGCGTAAAAGATAATAAGCCGCATGGCTCTATCTTTTGGTTTAAACTGCCAATGACGCAAGCAAAAAAACAAGAATGTAACCATACTATTCTATTAAAAAACACTACTAAGATCTTAATTGTTGACGACAACTTAAATGTGCACAAGTATTTATCAAAGTTGGCTGATTATATCCGATTTTCGAATGTTTTTTTTGCAAAGTCCGGCAAAGAAGCTTTAAAACTTTTACGCGAATCCGCAAAAAGCGATCCGTTTCAAATTTGTTTTATTGACATGATAATGCCTCGTATGGATGGATGGAGGCTTGGTGCAGAAATTCATAATGATCCGGAAATAAGCAGTTGCCTGCTTTTTTTGATGATCCCCGAGGGTGTGTTGCGGGCGGATGCAAAAATGAAATTATTAACATGGTTTTCAGGGTATTTATACAAGCCGCTCAAAAAAGAAACACTGTTGCGAAGTTTAAATACTGCAGCCGCATTGCTTTCAGACACTGCGACTGAACCGCTTGAAGAGCTTGAATCTGTTGAAGATTATGAAGAAGATACTTCAGTATATTTTTTCGGACTGAAAATATTGGTTGTAGAAGATCATCCGGTAAACAGGCAGCTGATAAAAGCACTTCTTGAAAAAAGCGGATGTATTGTAACCGCAGTAGAAGATGGCAAAAAGGCGGTAGAAATTGCATGCACAAAACCATTTGATCTTATCTTTATGGACATCCAACTACCTTTTCTTAACGGATATGAAGCTACCGCAAAGATAAGAGAACTGGGGATAAAAACAGTGATCATAGCCTGCACCGCAAGCGCTCAGGAAAATGAAGAAGATTCCTACCTTGCATGCGGTATGAATGATGTTCTTACAAAACCCTTCAATAGAGAAACTTTGATAAAATTATTAAAAAAATACTTTCCTAATATGTAG
- a CDS encoding PstS family phosphate ABC transporter substrate-binding protein, with amino-acid sequence MVDIVLVVSVFILLLALGIILTVRPPTRKAGKIILTALTWITATGVMFVELVMLTLMNAPVSGYIADWGIAIVVAVTITGLIWKLFKKKIFRICFFSFIAIGFLSFAGFLWHHLYLTRITVSMSPYELLESYSPYAENSKVKLLDGESTLKLSDNLPRMNGAIALYPIYSAYARAVYPAEKLQDAPNSKLLYGGSTPQAYDSILKGESDIIFMASPSKEQEEEAKAKGVHLNYTAIGREAFIFFVNANNPIENLTIEEIKKIYSGEIQDWSYFDPSSARKLGKIKAFQRDENSGSQTALQKLMGDTPLMKPTETDRINSMGAIVEKAADFKNFKNSIGFSFWFYSTEMMKDHDIKLLKLNGVAPTVENIKNGTYPIIGDFYAVTRDDASENTLKLLEWIKGKQGMELLKKTGYTPIDNL; translated from the coding sequence ATGGTTGATATTGTACTGGTTGTCAGCGTTTTTATACTATTGCTTGCTCTTGGAATTATTCTTACAGTTCGCCCTCCAACACGAAAAGCGGGTAAAATAATTCTGACTGCTTTAACGTGGATTACGGCAACGGGTGTAATGTTTGTTGAGCTCGTAATGCTAACGCTGATGAACGCTCCGGTATCCGGATATATTGCGGACTGGGGAATTGCCATTGTCGTTGCTGTTACCATAACCGGATTAATTTGGAAGCTCTTTAAAAAGAAGATTTTTAGGATTTGTTTTTTTAGTTTTATTGCAATCGGATTTTTAAGTTTTGCAGGATTTCTTTGGCATCATCTCTATTTAACCCGCATAACCGTGAGTATGAGCCCGTATGAATTATTGGAATCTTATTCACCGTATGCAGAAAATTCCAAGGTAAAACTTTTAGATGGAGAGTCGACCTTGAAGCTCTCTGATAATCTTCCGAGAATGAACGGAGCAATTGCGCTGTATCCGATTTATTCCGCTTATGCCCGTGCGGTTTATCCGGCAGAAAAATTACAAGATGCTCCTAATAGCAAATTATTGTATGGCGGCTCGACACCGCAAGCATACGACTCAATTTTAAAAGGAGAGTCGGATATTATTTTTATGGCAAGTCCTTCAAAAGAGCAAGAGGAAGAGGCAAAAGCTAAGGGTGTTCATTTAAACTATACAGCGATTGGGCGGGAAGCATTTATATTTTTCGTTAATGCAAACAATCCGATTGAAAACCTTACAATTGAAGAAATAAAGAAAATATATTCAGGAGAGATTCAAGACTGGAGTTATTTTGATCCGAGTTCGGCTCGAAAGCTGGGCAAAATAAAAGCTTTCCAAAGAGATGAAAACAGCGGCAGTCAAACCGCCTTGCAAAAACTGATGGGCGACACGCCGTTGATGAAGCCTACCGAAACAGACAGAATAAATTCGATGGGCGCAATTGTTGAGAAGGCGGCAGACTTTAAAAATTTCAAAAACTCAATAGGCTTTTCGTTCTGGTTTTATTCAACCGAGATGATGAAAGATCACGACATAAAGCTTTTAAAATTAAACGGAGTTGCGCCCACAGTGGAAAATATCAAAAACGGAACCTATCCGATTATCGGAGATTTTTATGCCGTTACGCGTGACGATGCAAGCGAAAACACGCTTAAACTTTTGGAATGGATAAAAGGCAAACAAGGCATGGAGCTGCTTAAAAAAACCGGCTATACTCCGATAGATAATTTATAA
- the rlmB gene encoding 23S rRNA (guanosine(2251)-2'-O)-methyltransferase RlmB, whose protein sequence is MIIISGFHSIEERLRASTAEERSGITLYYAKSGPRVKKIIAQAGQLGVRCIQSSDAQLDSMASSLPESLRAHRGILLTAEKKESAKGSVSSISIEEIFAAVRKKESALILMADSITDPHNIGAIVRSADQFGVDAVIVPQRHSAGDSEIIAKISAGATAWVPLIEVPNLVRTAEQCKKEGFWVYGADASGEPIGKLSFPQKILLILGSEGSGIARLLKNCCDSLIAIPTRGKLDSLNVSVAAGILLYEIRRSLGV, encoded by the coding sequence ATGATAATTATAAGCGGTTTTCACAGTATTGAAGAAAGATTGCGGGCAAGTACCGCGGAAGAGCGGAGCGGGATTACCCTGTATTATGCAAAATCGGGGCCGCGTGTAAAAAAGATTATTGCGCAAGCGGGGCAATTAGGCGTGCGGTGCATTCAGTCAAGCGATGCGCAGCTTGATTCAATGGCAAGCTCCTTGCCCGAAAGTCTGCGCGCTCATCGCGGCATTTTACTTACCGCAGAAAAAAAAGAATCGGCAAAGGGGTCTGTCTCTTCTATTTCTATAGAAGAAATTTTTGCAGCGGTGAGAAAAAAAGAATCCGCCCTCATTCTTATGGCGGATTCAATTACCGATCCGCATAATATCGGGGCAATTGTCAGAAGTGCCGACCAGTTCGGCGTAGATGCGGTTATTGTGCCGCAGCGGCATTCCGCAGGAGATTCCGAAATTATTGCAAAAATAAGCGCCGGAGCTACTGCATGGGTGCCACTTATCGAAGTGCCGAACCTTGTGCGAACCGCCGAGCAATGCAAAAAAGAAGGCTTTTGGGTATATGGCGCCGATGCAAGCGGAGAGCCGATCGGAAAGCTCTCGTTTCCGCAAAAAATACTTTTGATTTTGGGCAGCGAGGGCTCGGGGATTGCCCGCCTTCTGAAAAACTGCTGCGATTCGCTTATTGCCATTCCCACGCGGGGAAAACTCGACAGCCTCAACGTATCCGTCGCTGCCGGAATTCTCCTGTATGAAATACGAAGGAGTTTGGGCGTTTAA
- a CDS encoding J domain-containing protein, which produces MNDYYKILGVSATASDDEIKKAFRNKALKYHPDKNPNNPRAEEEFKKINEAYSVLSDENKRAAYDSQRNFSYQWGESQWSENAHSQRDYSPFGTYWYEKHYTNTYRNDSSNKNDSSYSKKDAFSFLAQGIFFVILAVLSLKFTIIFGFFGLLLSISFFTKGIKSLGTGLSLLFK; this is translated from the coding sequence ATGAATGATTATTATAAAATTTTAGGCGTCAGTGCTACCGCCTCAGATGATGAAATAAAAAAGGCTTTCAGAAATAAAGCATTAAAATATCATCCCGATAAAAATCCTAATAATCCCCGTGCTGAAGAAGAATTCAAAAAAATAAATGAAGCGTACTCCGTATTGTCAGACGAAAATAAGCGCGCTGCCTATGATTCTCAAAGAAATTTCTCATATCAATGGGGAGAAAGTCAATGGAGCGAAAATGCGCATTCACAAAGGGATTATTCTCCGTTCGGTACGTATTGGTATGAAAAACACTATACCAATACATACCGAAATGATTCATCAAACAAAAACGATTCTTCCTATTCAAAAAAAGATGCCTTTAGCTTTTTAGCACAAGGAATCTTTTTTGTAATTCTTGCCGTACTAAGTCTAAAATTTACTATTATATTCGGATTTTTTGGATTATTACTCAGTATTTCTTTTTTTACAAAGGGAATAAAATCATTAGGAACAGGATTATCTCTTTTATTTAAATAA
- the pta gene encoding phosphate acetyltransferase produces the protein MNFNERMRATAKEYKNKLVLPEACEERTLKAARLIVDEKMVSALYLIGEEAAVNEAAKKTGVSLDGITVVNPKTSEWLDGFASAFYEKRKHKGITLEQAKTDIKDPLRFAAMMLVQNKADAMVAGAQNSTANVLRAGLTVIGTLPGMKTASSCFVIDTKKPKQGANGVFIFSDCAVIPNPSAEQLADIAVSAAQSCKTFTGESAVAALLSYSTKGSGGNKDESILKVQEAVSLLKERKPDFLFDGEIQLDAALVPSITEKKAPGSPITGKVNTLVFPNLDAGNIGYKLVQRLAEADAYGPFLQGFAKPLSDLSRGCSVEDIVVVSAVTLVQAGKK, from the coding sequence ATGAATTTTAACGAACGGATGAGAGCAACGGCAAAAGAGTACAAGAATAAGCTTGTACTGCCTGAAGCATGTGAAGAGCGGACATTAAAAGCGGCGCGGTTAATTGTTGATGAAAAAATGGTTTCCGCCCTGTATCTTATAGGGGAAGAAGCGGCGGTTAATGAAGCCGCAAAAAAAACCGGCGTGAGTCTTGACGGTATTACCGTTGTAAATCCCAAAACATCCGAATGGCTTGATGGGTTTGCTTCGGCATTTTATGAAAAGCGGAAGCACAAGGGAATTACGCTTGAACAGGCAAAAACAGATATCAAAGATCCCTTACGTTTTGCAGCAATGATGTTGGTACAAAATAAGGCGGATGCAATGGTTGCCGGAGCGCAGAATTCTACTGCAAATGTATTGCGCGCGGGGCTCACCGTTATCGGAACCTTGCCCGGAATGAAAACCGCTTCATCGTGTTTTGTTATCGATACTAAAAAACCGAAACAGGGAGCAAACGGCGTGTTTATTTTCTCCGACTGTGCGGTTATTCCCAATCCTTCGGCTGAACAGCTTGCGGATATTGCTGTTTCCGCCGCTCAAAGCTGCAAGACTTTTACCGGAGAGTCGGCGGTTGCCGCTCTTTTATCATATTCCACAAAAGGCTCTGGCGGCAATAAAGATGAAAGCATTTTAAAAGTGCAAGAGGCTGTTTCTTTGTTAAAAGAGCGAAAGCCCGATTTTCTCTTTGATGGAGAGATTCAGCTTGATGCGGCGCTTGTGCCTTCTATTACCGAAAAAAAAGCTCCGGGAAGTCCTATAACCGGCAAGGTAAACACTCTTGTATTCCCTAATCTTGATGCGGGTAATATCGGGTATAAATTGGTACAACGCTTAGCGGAAGCCGATGCATACGGTCCTTTTTTACAAGGTTTTGCAAAGCCCTTATCGGATCTTTCACGCGGTTGCTCTGTAGAAGATATTGTAGTTGTCTCTGCGGTAACACTTGTGCAAGCCGGTAAAAAATAA
- a CDS encoding MBL fold metallo-hydrolase RNA specificity domain-containing protein, giving the protein MSIKMYSLGAAQEVTGSKHMLEVDDELYLIDCGAFQGRRAEADKKNRDFNVPADKLTAVILTHGHYDHCGLLPLLSIHGFKGNIYATPATRDIANLILMDSARIQARDAEFLSKQAKKKGERFDWQPLFDEEDVVNTVNQFVTVSYHRATWLSSKVLLEFYDAGHILGSAMALLTVRDSSGKEVKIAYTGDLGRKNKPIIRDPDTIPPVDYIVLESTYGNRRHEDLDNALHILARTAKELVRSCGKMIIPAFAVERTQELVYYFHLLVDKQIIPEIPIYVDSPMAVNATSIFQVHPECYDKETQEAFVKHHKNPFGFNALKFITSVGESKELNTIDGPMIIISADGMCEFGRVTHHLSNNIENPTTKILLVGFMAENTLGRRLQNRETEVKIFGEWHQVRAEIVQINAFSAHADYAESTEWLQSLDTSRLQKIYLVHGEPDAQKFLQDYLAERDFSAHIVKYGEVFDL; this is encoded by the coding sequence ATGAGTATTAAGATGTATTCGCTGGGAGCGGCTCAAGAGGTTACCGGTTCCAAGCATATGTTGGAAGTTGATGATGAGCTGTATTTGATTGACTGCGGGGCTTTTCAGGGCAGGCGTGCGGAGGCTGATAAAAAGAATCGGGATTTTAATGTGCCGGCGGATAAGTTGACTGCCGTCATTTTAACGCACGGGCATTATGACCACTGCGGGTTATTGCCGCTTTTATCAATACACGGATTTAAGGGAAATATTTATGCAACGCCTGCAACAAGGGATATTGCGAATCTTATTTTGATGGATTCGGCGCGTATTCAGGCACGCGATGCCGAGTTTTTATCTAAACAGGCAAAAAAGAAGGGGGAGCGTTTTGATTGGCAGCCGCTTTTTGACGAAGAGGATGTGGTCAATACGGTTAATCAATTTGTGACGGTTTCGTATCATCGAGCTACTTGGTTAAGCTCAAAGGTATTGCTTGAATTTTATGATGCCGGACATATTTTAGGCTCCGCAATGGCGTTGCTGACGGTGCGGGATTCTTCGGGCAAAGAAGTGAAAATTGCCTATACCGGCGACCTCGGCAGAAAAAACAAACCGATTATACGCGACCCCGATACTATTCCTCCGGTGGATTATATTGTACTGGAAAGCACGTACGGGAATCGCCGGCATGAGGATTTGGACAATGCCCTGCATATTCTTGCAAGAACCGCAAAAGAGTTGGTGCGCTCATGCGGCAAGATGATTATTCCGGCGTTCGCGGTTGAGCGGACACAGGAGCTTGTGTATTATTTTCATCTTTTGGTGGATAAGCAGATTATCCCCGAGATTCCCATTTATGTGGATTCTCCGATGGCGGTAAATGCAACCAGTATTTTTCAAGTACATCCGGAATGTTATGATAAAGAAACACAAGAAGCTTTTGTTAAGCATCATAAAAATCCGTTCGGATTTAATGCGCTGAAGTTTATTACCAGTGTCGGTGAATCAAAAGAATTAAATACCATTGACGGCCCGATGATTATCATCAGTGCGGACGGCATGTGCGAATTCGGGCGGGTTACTCACCATCTTTCAAATAATATTGAAAACCCGACAACAAAAATTTTGCTTGTCGGTTTTATGGCGGAAAATACGCTTGGGCGGCGTTTACAAAACAGAGAGACCGAAGTAAAGATTTTCGGAGAATGGCATCAGGTACGGGCGGAAATTGTTCAGATTAACGCCTTCAGCGCACATGCGGACTATGCGGAATCAACCGAATGGCTTCAGTCGCTTGACACCTCTCGTCTTCAAAAAATTTATTTGGTGCACGGAGAGCCCGATGCGCAAAAGTTTTTGCAAGACTATCTTGCGGAGCGGGATTTTTCCGCTCATATTGTAAAATACGGAGAGGTGTTTGATTTATAA
- a CDS encoding tetratricopeptide repeat protein: MSTTAARIAEAVEAGKARNYPQAIKILEDLAAQGIADSKEGVFSTTNKNHPEIYLYLSRAWHAEKNYARAVVYGNAYTRRKPQDPAGWFFLGRTFLSLQNYEKAIYALTKSLAINEASLEAKALLGLAYLRAKKASQARAVFEEALQKAPKNTRLNTGYLNALFIEAVQILRKGDADTARQMLTFVINNNIDGVAPRLYLAHAFRALKAFPEALTQYKAALAFAPDDPALQWYPAAMLAQMGDIEGASEILSKAGINVKGDELSDQFLAIGTVRKHLEEGLWARAAGAARVYIKNFGSSAEVHLLMAEAQRNMGRFSAALNHCARAAKLEPDNPFVHYCIMLCLQQAGRWEELAQEIPRAEAAGCDSDDMYYYRVVTAAHIDNPPEQVLPHLQALAQQGKADTLLFTALGRTYVRLDMAELAIPWYQKTLEIDPDNEEAKIGLIACYEALCQNEEIHTSYQDYFSRWADNTVLRKDFIEFLQKQERWEEAADNIEILASQISGANFAPQLALNRRKAGQYRKAAILYRSLLRQKPEEKILLHNLVYCLDKMGQTKSALNLLVAARKTFGENPDTMLIEGIFYLRDKKAEDAIKTFQYILEKNPQNERAAEFLKKAYAGLKRK, translated from the coding sequence ATGTCTACCACAGCAGCACGTATTGCAGAAGCGGTAGAAGCCGGAAAAGCACGTAATTATCCGCAAGCAATTAAAATTTTGGAAGACCTTGCAGCGCAAGGAATTGCGGATTCGAAAGAAGGCGTTTTTAGTACTACAAATAAAAATCATCCGGAAATCTATCTGTATTTATCTCGTGCATGGCATGCGGAAAAAAATTATGCGCGTGCTGTTGTGTACGGAAATGCTTATACTCGGCGGAAACCGCAAGACCCCGCCGGCTGGTTCTTTTTAGGGCGAACCTTTCTTTCCTTACAAAACTATGAAAAAGCTATTTATGCGCTTACAAAAAGCTTAGCAATAAACGAGGCCTCACTGGAAGCAAAAGCACTGCTGGGGCTTGCGTACCTTCGTGCAAAAAAAGCATCTCAGGCGCGGGCAGTGTTTGAAGAAGCTTTGCAAAAAGCGCCAAAAAACACTCGGCTGAACACCGGTTATCTGAATGCGCTTTTTATTGAAGCGGTGCAAATATTGCGCAAAGGCGATGCGGATACCGCGCGGCAAATGCTTACCTTTGTAATCAATAATAATATTGACGGTGTTGCGCCGCGCTTATATCTTGCACATGCGTTCCGCGCGTTAAAAGCTTTTCCCGAAGCACTGACGCAGTATAAAGCGGCATTGGCGTTTGCGCCCGACGATCCCGCATTGCAGTGGTATCCCGCTGCAATGCTTGCACAAATGGGCGATATTGAAGGCGCAAGTGAAATCCTTTCCAAGGCGGGCATCAATGTAAAAGGCGATGAGCTTTCCGATCAATTTTTAGCAATCGGAACGGTGCGTAAACATTTGGAAGAAGGTTTGTGGGCACGAGCCGCAGGCGCCGCGCGCGTGTATATCAAAAACTTTGGCAGTTCTGCGGAAGTACATCTTTTGATGGCGGAGGCTCAGCGCAATATGGGGCGATTTTCCGCCGCGCTGAATCATTGCGCTCGAGCTGCAAAGCTGGAACCTGATAATCCCTTTGTGCATTACTGCATTATGCTTTGTCTGCAGCAAGCAGGCAGGTGGGAAGAACTTGCGCAGGAAATTCCCCGTGCGGAAGCTGCCGGCTGCGATTCCGATGATATGTATTATTATCGGGTTGTTACTGCGGCGCATATTGACAACCCGCCCGAGCAAGTGCTGCCGCATTTACAGGCATTGGCACAGCAAGGCAAGGCGGATACTCTTTTATTTACCGCGCTTGGCAGAACCTATGTTCGTCTCGATATGGCTGAACTGGCAATTCCCTGGTATCAAAAAACATTGGAAATTGACCCTGATAATGAAGAGGCGAAAATAGGACTTATTGCCTGTTATGAAGCTCTTTGTCAAAACGAGGAAATCCATACCAGTTACCAAGACTATTTCTCACGGTGGGCTGATAATACCGTATTGCGCAAAGATTTTATTGAATTTTTGCAAAAGCAAGAGCGCTGGGAAGAAGCCGCCGATAATATCGAAATTCTTGCATCTCAAATTTCAGGAGCAAATTTTGCGCCCCAACTCGCCCTCAATCGGCGAAAAGCGGGACAGTATCGAAAAGCCGCCATTCTATATCGATCTTTGCTTCGCCAAAAACCTGAAGAAAAAATTTTACTGCATAATCTTGTATACTGTCTTGATAAAATGGGACAAACCAAAAGCGCCCTCAACCTTCTTGTCGCGGCACGAAAAACCTTTGGAGAAAATCCGGACACCATGCTTATTGAAGGTATTTTTTATTTGCGGGATAAAAAAGCCGAAGACGCAATAAAAACCTTTCAATATATTTTAGAAAAAAACCCGCAAAATGAACGAGCGGCAGAGTTTTTAAAAAAAGCATATGCAGGGTTAAAAAGGAAATAA
- a CDS encoding PadR family transcriptional regulator, protein MLFSINSGLLEACVLALLSREDTYGYKLTQDVKELISISESTLYPVLRRLQVAGFLQTYDVSIDSRNRKYYRITMAGKRQQELYRQEWEDYKKLIDHIFDGGEKHDA, encoded by the coding sequence GTGCTTTTTTCGATAAACTCAGGGTTATTGGAAGCCTGTGTTTTAGCCCTACTCAGCCGGGAAGATACCTACGGATATAAGCTTACACAAGATGTGAAGGAACTGATATCTATTTCAGAATCCACATTATATCCGGTATTGCGGCGGTTGCAGGTTGCAGGATTTTTGCAAACCTATGATGTTTCAATTGACAGCCGTAATAGAAAGTATTACAGAATTACTATGGCAGGTAAACGACAGCAAGAATTATATCGTCAGGAATGGGAGGACTACAAAAAGCTCATTGACCATATTTTTGATGGAGGGGAAAAACATGACGCGTAA
- the pyrH gene encoding UMP kinase, whose amino-acid sequence MVTVLSVGGSIVAPETPDSEFIDKFATTIITWLKEDFSRKIIMVVGGGGPARIYQKAYKNVVKEKVVDADADWIGIMATRLNAQLLKAVFGQLCPNSVVTDPTAVEIFSGQVLIAAGWKPGFSTDNDAVLLAERFSATRVINLSNIAKVYTDDPKTNPEAKPIDQISWDDFIKIVGTEWVPGKSTPFDPVASLRAKKSGIQVICAAGRDLENIEKILNGEPFIGTVIG is encoded by the coding sequence ATGGTTACGGTATTATCTGTCGGAGGTTCGATTGTTGCCCCCGAAACACCTGATTCTGAATTTATAGATAAGTTTGCAACTACTATTATTACTTGGCTTAAAGAAGACTTCTCTCGTAAAATAATAATGGTTGTCGGAGGGGGAGGTCCTGCACGCATATATCAAAAAGCCTACAAAAATGTAGTAAAAGAAAAAGTGGTAGATGCCGATGCAGATTGGATAGGAATTATGGCAACCAGACTCAATGCACAATTATTAAAAGCTGTATTTGGACAGCTTTGCCCTAATTCCGTTGTAACCGACCCGACAGCTGTTGAAATTTTTTCCGGACAAGTTCTTATTGCGGCGGGATGGAAGCCGGGCTTTTCTACGGACAATGACGCGGTATTACTTGCCGAAAGGTTTTCCGCTACGAGAGTCATCAATCTTTCAAATATTGCGAAAGTATATACCGATGACCCGAAAACAAATCCCGAAGCAAAACCGATTGATCAAATCAGTTGGGATGATTTTATAAAAATTGTCGGAACTGAATGGGTTCCCGGAAAAAGCACACCATTTGATCCTGTTGCAAGCTTACGGGCAAAAAAATCGGGGATACAAGTTATTTGTGCTGCCGGACGTGATTTGGAAAATATAGAAAAAATTCTCAACGGCGAACCGTTTATAGGAACAGTAATCGGATAA
- a CDS encoding TraR/DksA family transcriptional regulator: MKKEFIDEMKEVLQNNKIELLKTLAAHNEDFNAIIEGVDPKDFGDIAADDTDRKMLESMGAKGVKQLQQIDSALARIEQGKYGKCIKCNKEIPEDRLRALPYALMCIECQSASEQKKKRN, from the coding sequence TTGAAAAAAGAATTTATTGATGAAATGAAAGAAGTTTTACAAAACAACAAAATCGAGTTGCTAAAGACTCTTGCAGCTCATAATGAGGATTTTAATGCAATCATTGAAGGTGTTGACCCCAAAGATTTCGGTGATATTGCCGCAGATGATACAGACAGAAAAATGCTCGAATCTATGGGAGCAAAGGGTGTAAAGCAGCTGCAACAAATTGATTCCGCCTTGGCTCGCATCGAACAAGGAAAATATGGAAAATGTATAAAATGCAATAAAGAAATACCGGAAGATCGCTTGCGAGCACTTCCCTATGCACTCATGTGCATTGAATGCCAAAGTGCTTCGGAGCAAAAAAAGAAAAGAAACTGA
- the infA gene encoding translation initiation factor IF-1, giving the protein MAKEEAIEVEGVVKEALPNTTFKVELKNGHEILAYLSGKMRKHYIRIVPGDTVKVALSPYDLNRGRIMFRER; this is encoded by the coding sequence GTGGCAAAAGAAGAAGCAATTGAAGTAGAAGGTGTTGTGAAGGAGGCGCTTCCTAATACAACTTTTAAGGTAGAATTAAAAAACGGACATGAAATTTTAGCGTATCTGTCCGGAAAAATGCGTAAACATTATATTAGAATTGTGCCAGGCGATACGGTAAAGGTTGCCTTATCTCCGTATGATCTAAATCGCGGCAGAATCATGTTCAGAGAACGCTAA